From Larus michahellis chromosome 8, bLarMic1.1, whole genome shotgun sequence, one genomic window encodes:
- the KIAA0040 gene encoding uncharacterized protein KIAA0040 homolog: MEQKISSFFNSILELIRTKHEEGVFNTVCLAVLMGLPFVVIIAFIFICCHCCFCSQVGESRKKGGTSSNGQMHAERNKKKKKKKKKDEEDLWISAQPKLLLLDKRPSLPI; the protein is encoded by the coding sequence ATGGAGCAGAAGATCAGCTCTTTCTTTAATTCTATCTTGGAGCTCATCCGTACCAAGCATGAGGAAGGTGTCTTCAACACCGTGTGCCTGGCCGTGCTAATGGGTCTGCCCTTTGTTGTCATCATtgcattcattttcatttgctgccactgctgcttctgcagccaggtgggagaaagcaggaagaaaggtGGCACCAGCAGCAACGGGCAGATGCACGCGGAgaggaacaagaagaaaaagaagaagaagaagaaggatgAAGAGGACCTGTGGATCTCTGCTCAACCCAAGCTGCTCTTGCTGGACAAGAGACCCTCCTTGCCCATCTAG